In a genomic window of Chrysemys picta bellii isolate R12L10 chromosome 1, ASM1138683v2, whole genome shotgun sequence:
- the LOC135976580 gene encoding uncharacterized protein LOC135976580: MQSSPAVMAVQSQNRKRAPAWTDREVLDLIAVWVDESVLSELRSKKRNAKIYEKISKDMSERGYSRDATQCRVKIKELRQGYQKTKEANGHSGSHPQTARFYEALHSILGAAATTTPPLTVDSEDGILSTAGSSDMLADWEDEEGDEEDEAVDSAYNADFPDSQDLFITLTEIPYQPSPAVNPDTESGEGSATTSATVSQPSLASHSQRLAQIRRRKKRTREDMFSELMGCSRAQAAQQTQWRENLSQMHQAHMEREERWRQEDQQATHTLLELMREQTDTLRRLVDVLQERRQEDRAPLQSICNRPPPPPSPIPPSPKVQRRRGGRVRANSHSTPAESSSSRRLSFPKI, translated from the exons atgcagagctctccagcagtgatggcggtgcaatctcagaatagaaagagggccccagcatggactgatcgggaagtcttggatctgatcgctgtgtgggtcgatgagtccgtgctttccgagctgcgctccaagaaacggaatgcaaagatctacgaaaagatctctaaagacatgtcagagagaggatacagccgggatgcaacgcagtgccgcgtgaaaatcaaggagctgagacaaggctaccagaagaccaaagaggcaaacggacactccggatcccatccccagacagcccgtttctacgaggcactgcattccatcctaggtgcggctgccaccactaccccaccactgaccgtggactctgaggatgggatattgtccacggccggttcctcggacatgttagcggactgggaagatgaggaaggagatgaggaggacgaggcagtcgacagcgcttacaacgctgatttccccgacagccaggatctcttcatcacccttacagagatcccctaccaaccgtccccagccgttaacccggacacagaatctggggaaggatcagcca ccacatctgcgactgtctcacaacctagcctggcatcacactcccagaggctagcgcagattaggcgtaggaagaagaggacacgggaggacatgttctcggaacttatgggctgctcccgagcccaggcagcacagcagacccagtggcgggagaacttgtcccaaatgcaccaagcacacatggaacgggaggagaggtggcggcaggaagaccagcaggcgactcacaCGCTGCTTgaactaatgagggagcaaacggacacgctccggcgccttgtggatgttctgcaggaacggaggcaggaggacagagccccactgcagtctatctgtaaccgccctcccccgccaccaagtcccatacccccctcacccaaagtgcaaagaaggaggggcggcagagtccgtgcaaactctcactccacccctgcagagagctctagtagcagaaggctctcattccccaaaatttga